The following are from one region of the Hydrogenimonas sp. SS33 genome:
- a CDS encoding (2Fe-2S)-binding protein produces the protein MTPDPDRLICYCNNLTVADIAKVIKENGIETLEELLEQDVCPMGDICEACREEGYENDGFNLPMVFASVLRKT, from the coding sequence ATGACGCCCGATCCGGATCGATTGATCTGCTACTGCAACAACCTTACCGTCGCCGATATCGCGAAGGTCATCAAAGAGAACGGCATCGAAACGCTGGAGGAGCTGCTGGAGCAGGATGTTTGCCCGATGGGGGACATCTGCGAGGCGTGCAGGGAGGAAGGGTACGAAAATGACGGCTTCAACCTGCCGATGGTTTTCGCATCAGTATTACGCAAAACATGA
- the msrA gene encoding peptide-methionine (S)-S-oxide reductase MsrA: MEPKYEKATLGGGCFWCLEAVYEEVKGVKDVVSGYAGGHVENPDYRQVCTGTTGHAEVVQITYDPSVVSYEALLDIFWNIHDPTTLNRQGADVGTQYRSVIFTHNDEQRKIAERSKEEAQKRFHAPIVTEIVPLQKFWPAEDYHQDYFRNNPHQGYCRAVVAPKVEKFKTHHKGWVK, from the coding sequence ATGGAGCCGAAATACGAGAAGGCGACACTGGGCGGCGGCTGTTTCTGGTGCCTGGAAGCGGTCTACGAAGAGGTCAAAGGTGTCAAGGATGTGGTGAGCGGTTATGCCGGCGGCCATGTGGAGAACCCCGACTACCGGCAGGTCTGCACCGGAACGACGGGGCATGCGGAGGTGGTGCAGATCACCTACGACCCTTCCGTCGTCAGTTACGAAGCGCTGCTGGATATCTTCTGGAACATCCACGACCCGACCACCCTCAACCGCCAGGGTGCCGACGTGGGGACTCAGTACCGCTCCGTCATCTTCACCCATAACGACGAGCAGAGAAAGATCGCCGAGCGCTCCAAAGAGGAGGCGCAGAAACGGTTTCATGCCCCCATCGTGACGGAGATCGTCCCTTTGCAGAAGTTCTGGCCCGCCGAAGATTACCATCAGGACTATTTCCGCAATAATCCCCATCAGGGTTACTGCCGGGCCGTTGTCGCCCCGAAGGTGGAGAAGTTCAAAACACACCATAAAGGATGGGTCAAATGA
- a CDS encoding ATP-binding cassette domain-containing protein, with amino-acid sequence MATLEVHDVTVRYKQRIGIRHASLEAERGEIIGFIGADGTGKSSLMHAIAGVGTFEGEIRFEGVAYHSPKEAEPVKEKFGLMPQGIGLVLYKNLTIAEHLDFFAAIRNLRKDADFREYRQRLLHMAGLERFTDRPAGKLSGGMMQKLSLICTLLHRPKLLILDEPTTGVDPLSRLELWEILDDIRKEEGTVALVSTAYMQEAARMDRIYLFDDGEIMADGTAEALLETVRPYTYEPVPCPVNDVQTPSGNVASSRNQRFRSFRGVQETASPRQSIGFADALSHNENRCIHTGHFTYSLDPLEASRKEPTLEALFFVNALKKGRQLPVIEVSPRESETKIPPVVMEARGLTKRFGDFVADDHIDMQLKSGEILGLLGANGAGKTTFIKMLLGLYPIDEGELTLLGRPIRSAKDRQSLKAKIGYVSQHFALYKDMTIRENLLYFANMHRIPVEKALARIARYARELGFENYMDALPTELPLGINQRFSVAAALLHEPVVLFLDEPTSGVDAIARSQFWEMLHLIKERWGISILITTHYMSEAEYCDRVVLLKLGRKIADDTVANLYKAFPGTKSFEEIFLRFYKEESR; translated from the coding sequence ATGGCGACGCTTGAAGTGCACGACGTGACGGTCCGCTACAAACAGCGCATCGGCATCCGTCACGCCTCGCTGGAAGCCGAGCGGGGGGAGATTATCGGCTTCATCGGCGCCGACGGCACGGGGAAAAGCTCCCTGATGCACGCCATCGCCGGCGTCGGCACTTTCGAAGGGGAGATCCGCTTCGAAGGGGTTGCCTACCACTCCCCGAAAGAGGCGGAACCAGTGAAGGAGAAGTTTGGGCTGATGCCCCAGGGGATCGGCCTGGTGCTCTACAAAAACCTGACCATCGCGGAACACCTCGACTTCTTCGCCGCCATCCGCAACCTCAGAAAAGATGCCGATTTCCGTGAGTATCGGCAGCGGCTTCTGCATATGGCGGGGCTGGAGCGCTTCACCGACCGGCCCGCCGGCAAACTCAGCGGCGGCATGATGCAGAAACTCTCCCTCATCTGCACCCTGCTGCACCGTCCGAAACTGTTGATACTCGACGAACCCACCACCGGCGTCGACCCCCTCAGCCGGCTGGAGCTGTGGGAGATTCTCGACGATATCCGAAAAGAGGAGGGCACCGTCGCGCTGGTGAGCACCGCCTACATGCAGGAGGCCGCCCGGATGGACAGGATCTACCTCTTCGACGACGGCGAGATCATGGCCGACGGCACCGCCGAAGCGCTGCTGGAGACGGTCCGCCCCTACACCTACGAGCCCGTGCCCTGTCCCGTCAATGATGTTCAGACGCCAAGCGGAAACGTGGCGTCTTCTCGAAATCAAAGATTTCGAAGCTTTAGGGGGGTGCAGGAGACGGCCAGTCCCCGCCAAAGTATCGGCTTTGCCGATGCTTTGAGTCATAATGAAAACCGTTGTATTCATACGGGCCATTTCACCTATTCGCTCGACCCGCTTGAAGCGTCCCGGAAGGAGCCCACCCTCGAAGCGCTCTTTTTCGTCAACGCCCTCAAGAAGGGCCGGCAGTTGCCCGTTATCGAAGTAAGCCCGAGAGAGAGCGAAACGAAAATTCCGCCCGTCGTGATGGAGGCCAGGGGGCTGACGAAGCGCTTCGGCGATTTCGTGGCCGACGACCATATCGACATGCAGCTCAAAAGCGGTGAGATTCTGGGGCTTCTGGGGGCCAACGGGGCGGGCAAGACCACCTTCATCAAAATGCTGCTGGGGCTCTACCCCATCGACGAAGGGGAGTTGACGCTGCTGGGGCGGCCCATACGCAGCGCGAAAGACCGGCAGTCGCTGAAAGCCAAAATCGGCTACGTCAGCCAGCACTTCGCCCTCTACAAAGACATGACCATCAGAGAAAACCTCCTCTATTTCGCCAACATGCACCGGATTCCTGTGGAGAAGGCATTGGCGCGCATCGCCCGCTACGCCCGGGAGCTGGGTTTTGAAAACTACATGGACGCTTTGCCGACGGAGCTTCCCCTGGGGATCAACCAGCGCTTCTCCGTGGCGGCGGCGCTGCTGCACGAACCGGTGGTCCTCTTCCTCGACGAGCCTACCTCGGGGGTTGACGCCATCGCCCGTAGCCAGTTCTGGGAGATGCTCCATCTGATCAAGGAGCGGTGGGGGATCTCCATACTCATCACCACCCACTACATGAGCGAGGCGGAGTACTGCGACCGGGTCGTTCTGCTCAAACTGGGCAGGAAAATCGCCGACGACACGGTGGCCAACCTCTACAAAGCTTTCCCCGGCACAAAAAGTTTCGAGGAGATCTTTCTGCGCTTCTACAAGGAGGAGAGCCGATGA
- a CDS encoding ABC transporter permease — MRLFGALVTKEIIAFFRSWGLVAVVLYSFTLDIYIAGKGIEMQAKNVSVGYVDETGGGISRKILSRLHAPQFQKPVLFLSQKALYDAIRNREIMVGILFDHDFEKSYEKNGHAQLNVLLDAIASTQSFQALQYLQNIVLNFSDISVPVELKIHKLFNPNARTDWFMSLAEMLSVTTLLGVILTAAVFVREKENGTWDIMLLMPIDPKLIILAKSFSQVLILMGGLVIATGIVLFGAFGLPINQSLWAFFLLSFFYAFTSAGIGLFVAAVSKSMLQVAQLSILIMMPLIFLSGAWTPIHAMHPMLQELSLISPLRYYIEGSESIFFRGTSFEDLWPYFAGVIVLGGMLYWYGFQKIGKLF; from the coding sequence ATGAGACTCTTCGGCGCACTTGTCACGAAGGAGATCATCGCCTTTTTCCGCTCCTGGGGGCTGGTGGCGGTAGTGCTCTACTCCTTCACTTTGGACATCTACATCGCGGGCAAGGGGATCGAGATGCAGGCGAAAAACGTCTCCGTCGGCTATGTGGACGAGACGGGCGGGGGGATCAGCCGAAAGATCCTCAGCCGGCTCCATGCGCCGCAGTTTCAGAAACCGGTACTCTTTCTCTCCCAAAAGGCACTCTACGACGCTATCCGCAATCGGGAGATCATGGTAGGGATCCTCTTCGACCACGATTTCGAAAAATCCTACGAAAAGAACGGCCACGCACAACTCAATGTGCTGCTCGACGCTATCGCCTCCACCCAGAGCTTCCAGGCGCTGCAGTATCTGCAGAACATCGTTCTGAACTTCTCCGACATCTCCGTGCCGGTGGAGCTGAAGATCCACAAACTCTTCAACCCCAACGCCAGGACCGACTGGTTCATGTCCCTGGCGGAGATGCTTTCGGTCACGACCCTGCTGGGGGTTATTCTCACCGCCGCGGTCTTCGTGCGGGAGAAGGAGAACGGCACCTGGGACATCATGCTGCTGATGCCCATCGACCCCAAACTGATCATCCTGGCCAAAAGCTTCTCCCAGGTGCTCATTCTGATGGGCGGCCTCGTCATCGCCACCGGCATCGTCCTCTTCGGCGCTTTCGGGCTCCCCATCAACCAGTCGCTCTGGGCTTTTTTCCTGCTCTCCTTCTTCTATGCCTTCACCAGCGCGGGCATCGGCCTTTTCGTGGCGGCGGTGAGCAAAAGCATGCTCCAGGTGGCGCAGCTGTCCATCCTCATCATGATGCCCCTCATTTTCCTCAGCGGTGCCTGGACCCCCATCCACGCCATGCACCCGATGCTGCAGGAGCTTTCGCTCATTTCACCCCTGCGCTACTACATCGAAGGGAGCGAGAGCATCTTCTTCCGGGGCACCTCCTTCGAGGACCTCTGGCCCTATTTCGCGGGAGTCATCGTGCTGGGAGGTATGCTATACTGGTACGGATTTCAAAAGATAGGAAAACTGTTTTGA
- a CDS encoding ABC transporter permease: MKLGVVRAYMLKEFMELIRSRLITVVYLLPTMIIILFGYGIRMEVTHARTVIIDHDHSKLSADLASRFQHSKYFDTRILSITEQEALHRIKQAKTDILVIIPESFEKRLLKGVGSELGVFVDAAFPVRGETMSNYVKGVIYTAAAELMPKKQVHLITIDSRNLFNQAMRDEDAIVPGLLGLILLVAPAILSALLIVKEKEEGTIFNFFSSPVKKSEFIIAKLVPAFLLHSVNIFVLFLWATYLFQVPFRGSFTLFWFAGELYIVVSLGIGLLVSIITRTQIVAIVLTIIITIIPGFLYSGMLMPISSMSGESKIEAHIYPVMYYNHIIYDTFLIGQGLASPKIQLYLAILFLYALGIVLLGSMLMKKEIR; the protein is encoded by the coding sequence ATGAAACTGGGCGTCGTGCGGGCCTATATGCTCAAGGAGTTCATGGAGCTGATCCGATCCCGGCTCATCACCGTCGTCTATCTCCTGCCGACGATGATCATCATCCTCTTCGGCTATGGCATCCGCATGGAGGTGACACACGCCCGTACCGTCATCATCGACCACGACCACTCCAAACTCTCCGCGGACCTGGCCTCCCGTTTCCAACACTCCAAATATTTCGACACCCGGATTCTCTCCATCACCGAGCAGGAGGCGCTCCACCGCATCAAACAGGCCAAAACCGACATTCTGGTCATCATTCCAGAAAGTTTCGAAAAGAGGCTTCTCAAAGGGGTCGGGTCGGAGCTGGGCGTCTTCGTGGACGCCGCCTTCCCGGTTCGGGGGGAGACGATGAGCAACTACGTCAAGGGGGTCATCTACACCGCAGCCGCCGAACTGATGCCCAAAAAGCAGGTGCATCTCATCACCATCGACAGCCGCAACCTCTTCAACCAGGCGATGCGCGACGAAGATGCCATCGTCCCCGGGCTGCTGGGCCTCATCCTGCTGGTGGCGCCCGCCATCCTCTCGGCCCTGCTGATCGTCAAGGAGAAGGAGGAGGGGACCATCTTCAACTTCTTCTCCTCCCCGGTGAAGAAAAGCGAGTTCATCATCGCCAAACTGGTTCCCGCCTTTCTGCTCCATTCGGTGAACATCTTCGTCCTTTTCCTCTGGGCGACCTACCTTTTCCAGGTACCGTTTCGCGGAAGTTTCACTCTCTTCTGGTTCGCCGGTGAACTCTACATCGTCGTGAGCCTGGGCATCGGGCTGCTGGTCTCCATCATCACCCGCACCCAGATCGTGGCAATCGTTTTGACCATCATCATCACCATCATTCCGGGATTTCTCTATTCGGGGATGCTGATGCCCATCTCCTCCATGTCGGGCGAATCGAAAATCGAAGCCCACATCTACCCGGTGATGTACTACAACCATATCATCTACGACACCTTCCTGATCGGCCAGGGGCTCGCCTCGCCCAAGATCCAGCTCTATCTCGCCATCCTCTTTCTCTACGCCCTGGGCATCGTCCTGCTGGGCTCCATGCTCATGAAAAAGGAGATACGATGA
- a CDS encoding peptide deformylase: MSDKSVKKELIVYPDTRINIPCTDVRKFDETLFEVIDMMKEVIEENDAEGLAAIQTGYPYNIVVIRQEDGSYLELINPRILSAEGSVTEKEKTLYYPKIEIDVPRYEKIRLVYEDRHGNSHHLIAEGKLARTIQRKIDYTFGGTFLAKVSKETREAVEKALAEDGLVPEVELCPTFSKRVYFLSVADKLLFFMFLTLFAKLFNPAPETLATFYTFDKIGGVAVVLLMIGYFIYGQWEAKKYTSCTSCQVGNMIGSMAKRLLAAVVIGTAGYFLVNPAG, encoded by the coding sequence ATGTCCGACAAATCCGTCAAGAAAGAGCTCATTGTCTACCCGGATACGCGTATCAACATCCCCTGTACCGATGTCCGAAAATTCGACGAAACGCTTTTTGAAGTGATAGACATGATGAAAGAGGTGATCGAAGAGAACGATGCGGAAGGGTTGGCGGCGATCCAGACCGGCTACCCCTACAACATCGTCGTCATCAGGCAGGAGGACGGCTCCTATCTGGAACTGATCAACCCCCGCATTCTCAGTGCGGAGGGCAGCGTGACCGAAAAGGAGAAGACCCTCTACTATCCAAAAATCGAGATCGACGTTCCCCGTTACGAAAAGATCAGGCTCGTCTACGAAGACAGGCACGGCAACTCCCACCACCTGATAGCGGAAGGAAAACTGGCACGGACCATTCAGAGAAAAATCGACTACACCTTCGGCGGCACCTTTCTCGCCAAAGTCTCCAAAGAGACCCGCGAAGCGGTCGAAAAAGCGCTGGCGGAAGATGGCCTCGTTCCGGAGGTGGAGCTCTGCCCCACCTTCTCCAAACGGGTCTATTTTCTCAGCGTCGCCGACAAACTTCTCTTCTTCATGTTCCTGACCCTCTTCGCCAAACTTTTCAACCCCGCGCCCGAAACCCTGGCTACTTTCTACACCTTCGACAAGATCGGAGGCGTGGCTGTCGTGCTGTTGATGATAGGCTACTTCATCTACGGGCAGTGGGAAGCGAAAAAGTATACGAGCTGCACCAGCTGCCAGGTCGGCAACATGATAGGCTCCATGGCAAAACGACTCCTCGCCGCCGTGGTCATCGGTACCGCCGGTTATTTTCTCGTCAATCCTGCCGGCTAA